CGGCAGTGGCACTCGCGGCGATGCTGTTTCCGCTCAACACACACCTGGCGTTCTATTCCGCCTGGTGGGGCCTGCTGTTCTGGTGGCTGGTGGCGTTGTACTGCGCCGCCTTGTATGCGATGCCCGATACGACGAGGAACCGCGATGCGTGAACCCCTGAACGTCGTGGTCACCACGCTCAATAACGCGGCGACGCTGGAACAATGCCTGGCGAGCGTGGCCTGGGCAGACGACATCGTCCTGCTCGATTCCGGTTCGAGCGACGCGACACTGGCGATAGCGGCCAAATACGGCGCGCGCATTTTTACCGAACCCTTCAAGGGCTACTCGGCGCAGAAACAGAGCGCGATCGACAAGGCTGCACACCGCTGGGTACTGCTGCTGGATGCGGACGAAGCACTGGCTCCACCGGCGCGTGCGGCGATTGAAGCCGCGCTGGTCGATCCAAAGGTGGCGGGGTTCCGTCTGCCGCGTCGCGAACAGGTGTTCTGGACATTCAATCACCGCGGCGTCCGGCTCAATGCGCACCTGCGCCTGTTCGACCGGCAGCGCGTGCGCATGAATGCCATACCGGTGCATGCCGCGCCGGACACGCGTGAGCCGGTGGTGGTGCTGGCCGCCGCCGAGTTCGTGCATCACGGCGAGCCCGATATCCATACCAAAGTGAGCAAGATCAACGCGTATTCCACCGGCCTGGTGGCGCACAAGCGGCAGCGCCGCCAGCGCTTCCTGGCGCTGCGCCTGACGCTGTATCCGGCGTTCTTCTTCCTGCGCCAGTACATCGGCAAGCGCTGGTTCCTGGACGGCTGGGCCGGGTTCATCAACGCGGTCAGCAGCGCGTATTACGTGTTCCTCAAATACGCGAAGCTGTACGAGGCCACGCGGCAGCCGCCGACGCCGTAATGCTGCCGATGGCGTAGCTTCATTCGCCGGGCGGAGGTTCCGGTTTACGCAGCAGCTGCAGCGCCAGGCCGACCACGACCAGCGTGCCGCCCGCCAGAAGCGCCCAGAGCAGCCAGGATTTCCAGTCGACCGGCCTGGGTGGAGGCGCCGGCGTCACCAGGGCCTGCGAGCCGGCCAGCTGGCGCGCCGTCGCTGGGTACGCGGCCGAGGGCTGCCACTGGCCACCGCGGCGTGCGCGCAGTTCGTTCACCAGGGCCACGATGGGCGCATCCGCGCGGTGCGACTTCACGCTGCCGGCTGCAATGCTGAACGGGCCCGGGCCCTGTGCGAGGAACACGATGACCTCGGGGCGATACCCCAGGCGCAGCTGCGGCTGTCCGCCGCCGGGAACGGCGGCATCGACCCGCCAGTAGCGGTCGCGCGCTGCCGGATCGATAGCGCGTTGTGCCGAGCGCTCCACTGCACCGCCGGCGCTCACTTCGTAGCTCATCCATGGGCCGCCGCGGAAAGTCCAGGTGCCTTCCGTGCGATCCCGGCTGGACAGGCGCCACTCGAACACACTGTTGCCGGTGCCCGGCAGCAGGTCCACCCGCGCCGCCGGAATGCGGCCGGGAAGTTCGTACTCGAAATGCACTCCCTGGGCGTCTTCGACGCGGCGTCCGTCCACCGGCAACCAGCT
This genomic stretch from Tahibacter amnicola harbors:
- a CDS encoding glycosyltransferase family 2 protein — encoded protein: MREPLNVVVTTLNNAATLEQCLASVAWADDIVLLDSGSSDATLAIAAKYGARIFTEPFKGYSAQKQSAIDKAAHRWVLLLDADEALAPPARAAIEAALVDPKVAGFRLPRREQVFWTFNHRGVRLNAHLRLFDRQRVRMNAIPVHAAPDTREPVVVLAAAEFVHHGEPDIHTKVSKINAYSTGLVAHKRQRRQRFLALRLTLYPAFFFLRQYIGKRWFLDGWAGFINAVSSAYYVFLKYAKLYEATRQPPTP